The Chitinivibrio alkaliphilus ACht1 genome has a window encoding:
- a CDS encoding inositol monophosphatase family protein, whose translation MEEFLTEIIRSAGKIVQDYYGVAHISEKGSAINTVTEADYAAEAYIRTAIAEAYPTHLFLGEESAEQVDLHAEHLWVVDPLDGTNNFSCGMPHYSVSIAYAQNGVVQVGAVYDPSRDELFYAERGKGAFLNGQPMVVSQRTGWSQALICTGFYYDRGEMMRKTLDTVQALFHHNIRGLRRTGSAALDICWTGAGRFDAFFEYELHPWDFAAGLCILREAGGGMADIDGGEMNLKSRGIICGSQNIFNDFFNLVVWQ comes from the coding sequence ATGGAAGAGTTTCTCACGGAGATTATTCGTAGCGCTGGAAAAATAGTGCAGGACTATTACGGTGTTGCTCACATTTCAGAAAAAGGTTCCGCTATCAATACAGTAACAGAAGCTGACTATGCTGCTGAAGCATACATTCGTACCGCTATTGCAGAGGCATATCCTACGCATCTTTTTTTGGGTGAAGAGTCTGCAGAGCAGGTTGATTTGCATGCAGAGCATCTGTGGGTTGTTGATCCCCTTGATGGCACCAATAATTTTTCTTGCGGTATGCCCCATTATAGTGTTTCCATCGCCTATGCACAGAATGGTGTGGTGCAGGTCGGGGCTGTATATGACCCTTCCCGTGATGAACTGTTTTACGCAGAACGGGGAAAAGGCGCCTTTTTGAATGGTCAACCCATGGTTGTTTCGCAACGAACAGGCTGGTCTCAAGCCCTTATTTGCACAGGCTTTTATTACGATCGAGGTGAAATGATGCGAAAAACCCTTGATACAGTGCAGGCTTTGTTTCACCATAATATTCGCGGGTTGCGTAGAACGGGGAGTGCGGCCCTTGATATTTGTTGGACAGGAGCCGGACGATTTGACGCATTTTTTGAGTATGAACTACATCCGTGGGATTTTGCTGCAGGGCTTTGTATACTGCGGGAAGCAGGCGGGGGTATGGCAGATATTGATGGAGGTGAAATGAATTTGAAATCTCGGGGCATTATCTGTGGTTCACAAAATATATTTAATGACTTCTTTAATCTTGTTGTATGGCAGTAA
- a CDS encoding TIGR00730 family Rossman fold protein: MVAKADRHDVEETWRMFRIISEFVEGIETLSNRGPCISVFGSARTREEEPYYKMAMNLSRSLAEHGYGVITGGGPGIMEAANRGARDGGGDSIGLNIELPFEQTPNAYQNVEMHFRYFFVRKVMFLRYAAAVVILPGGYGTLDEMFETLTLIQTQKTPQLPLVLMGKEYWKGMVDWIETVMLESKYISPEDTGLLHITDDVEETISVIDRFYNTRNTATNF; encoded by the coding sequence ATGGTTGCAAAAGCGGATCGTCATGATGTAGAAGAAACATGGAGAATGTTTCGAATTATTTCAGAGTTTGTTGAGGGTATAGAGACACTATCGAATCGTGGTCCCTGTATCTCTGTGTTTGGTTCAGCCCGTACTCGGGAAGAAGAACCGTATTACAAGATGGCAATGAACCTTTCTCGAAGTTTGGCAGAGCACGGGTATGGTGTAATTACCGGAGGTGGTCCGGGTATTATGGAAGCGGCTAATCGAGGTGCCCGCGATGGAGGAGGCGACTCTATTGGCCTTAATATAGAGCTTCCCTTTGAGCAAACTCCCAATGCGTATCAGAATGTGGAGATGCATTTTCGCTATTTTTTCGTTCGTAAGGTGATGTTTCTCCGCTATGCTGCCGCAGTGGTTATTTTGCCCGGTGGGTATGGTACTCTTGATGAAATGTTTGAAACCCTTACCTTAATCCAAACACAAAAAACACCACAGCTTCCTCTTGTCCTTATGGGGAAAGAGTATTGGAAAGGCATGGTTGATTGGATTGAAACGGTGATGCTTGAGAGCAAGTATATTAGCCCTGAAGACACGGGCTTACTTCATATAACAGATGATGTGGAAGAAACAATTTCGGTAATAGATCGTTTCTATAACACGCGGAATACCGCAACGAATTTTTAG